The following proteins come from a genomic window of Campylobacter concisus:
- the carB gene encoding carbamoyl-phosphate synthase large subunit, whose translation MPKRTDINTILLIGSGPIVIGQACEFDYSGTQAAKTLKELGYRVVLINSNPATIMTDPNFADATYIEPITKDSILKIIEKENIDAILPTMGGQVALNAAMEVFESGLLKDVKFLGANPEAIKKGEDRQIFKATMQKIGMDLPESRYAYNMDDALNAANEIGFPLIIRASYTLGGAGSGVAYNMDEFKELANTGLDASPIHEILIEESLLGWKEYEMEVIRDRNDNCIIVCSIENFDPMGVHTGDSITVAPALTLTDKEYQAMRDASFAILREIGVDTGGSNVQFAIDPKTGRMIVIEMNPRVSRSSALASKATGYPIAKVATLLAVGFSLDEIKNDITGTPASFEPVIDYIVTKIPRFTFEKFPGSNPYLGTAMKSVGEVMAIGRTFKESIQKALCSLERDLCGFNSLSLEKNALIYGIRNANERRILYLAQAFRDGFSVAEVYEFSKIDPWFLEQIYEIVKFEDKIDMDILNNEELLREAKSMGFSDKMIAVLINEKDDLELSQNDIYFARQKLGIELEYNEVDTCAGEFKALTPYLYSTTNITKFPKKELVKDAKKVMIIGGGPNRIGQGIEFDYCCVHASYALRDLGIKTIMYNCNPETVSTDYDTSDILYFEPIDFEHVRSVIEREKPDGVIVHFGGQTPLKFAKRLSVIGAKIIGTTARVIDVAEDRKKFSEFINKIGVLQPKNDTATSLEEALQKAANIGYPVLVRPSYVLGGRAMRRVHNESELKEYMSEAVKVSNHSPVLLDKFLQDAKELDVDAICDGKEVYIGAIMEHIEEAGIHSGDSACILPPMSLSDEMIKKVEKQTRDIALNLGVVGLMNIQFAIYENELYMIEVNPRASRTVPFVSKATGVPMAKVATRVMWQGNLREALKFYDDYKVVYEDGDILKPRVSSHICVKECVLPFNKLSGADLILGPEMKSTGEVMGISHDFASSFAKSQIAASNTLPSKGRVFLTLADADKSYAPDLARELIMLGFSIIATGGTHKILSEAGVEAEFVYKISEGRPNIEDRLKNGDIALVINTSDTKSSVDDGKKIRQNVLRFKIPYFTTIRAALAAAKSLSSVQTGKALEVKSLQEYLSKK comes from the coding sequence ATGCCAAAAAGAACAGATATAAATACCATTTTGCTAATCGGCTCAGGCCCTATCGTCATCGGTCAAGCGTGCGAATTTGACTACTCAGGCACACAAGCAGCCAAGACACTAAAAGAGCTTGGATACCGCGTAGTGCTTATAAACTCAAACCCAGCCACTATCATGACTGACCCAAATTTCGCCGACGCAACGTATATAGAGCCGATCACAAAAGATAGCATTTTAAAGATCATCGAAAAAGAAAATATTGATGCCATTTTGCCAACGATGGGCGGTCAAGTAGCGCTAAATGCCGCTATGGAGGTCTTTGAGAGTGGTCTTTTAAAGGATGTTAAATTTCTTGGTGCAAATCCAGAAGCGATAAAAAAGGGCGAAGATAGGCAAATTTTTAAAGCGACTATGCAAAAGATCGGCATGGACTTGCCTGAGAGTAGATATGCCTACAACATGGACGACGCGCTAAATGCGGCAAACGAGATAGGCTTTCCGCTCATCATAAGAGCTAGCTATACGCTTGGTGGTGCAGGAAGTGGCGTGGCTTATAATATGGATGAGTTTAAAGAGCTAGCCAACACTGGCCTTGACGCAAGCCCGATACATGAAATTTTGATAGAAGAGAGCTTGCTTGGCTGGAAAGAGTACGAGATGGAGGTCATTAGAGATAGAAATGACAACTGCATCATCGTCTGCTCGATCGAAAATTTCGACCCAATGGGCGTGCATACAGGCGATAGCATCACGGTTGCGCCAGCTCTCACGCTCACAGATAAAGAGTATCAAGCTATGCGTGACGCTAGCTTTGCCATACTTCGCGAGATCGGCGTTGATACGGGCGGCAGCAACGTGCAGTTTGCTATAGATCCAAAAACAGGCCGCATGATCGTTATCGAGATGAACCCACGCGTTAGCCGAAGCTCTGCACTTGCCAGTAAAGCTACTGGCTACCCGATCGCAAAGGTCGCGACACTACTTGCAGTTGGTTTTAGCCTAGATGAGATCAAAAACGACATCACAGGCACGCCTGCTAGCTTTGAGCCGGTGATCGACTACATCGTGACAAAGATCCCGCGTTTTACATTTGAGAAATTCCCAGGATCAAACCCATATCTAGGCACTGCGATGAAGTCAGTCGGCGAGGTCATGGCGATAGGCAGGACATTTAAAGAGAGTATCCAAAAGGCTCTTTGCAGCCTAGAGCGTGATCTTTGCGGATTTAATAGCCTTAGCCTAGAGAAAAACGCTTTGATTTATGGCATCAGAAATGCAAATGAGAGGAGAATTTTATATCTAGCACAAGCCTTTAGAGATGGCTTTAGCGTGGCTGAGGTGTATGAGTTTAGTAAGATCGATCCATGGTTTTTAGAGCAAATTTATGAGATAGTTAAATTTGAAGATAAGATCGATATGGATATCTTAAACAACGAGGAGTTGCTACGAGAGGCCAAAAGCATGGGCTTTTCAGACAAGATGATAGCTGTGCTTATAAATGAAAAAGACGATCTTGAGCTTAGCCAAAATGATATATACTTTGCTAGGCAAAAGCTTGGCATAGAGCTTGAATATAACGAGGTCGATACTTGCGCAGGCGAATTTAAGGCGCTAACGCCGTATCTTTACTCAACCACAAATATCACTAAATTTCCTAAAAAAGAGCTAGTAAAAGACGCTAAAAAGGTGATGATAATAGGCGGCGGTCCAAACAGGATCGGTCAGGGCATAGAGTTTGACTACTGCTGCGTGCATGCAAGCTACGCTCTAAGAGACCTTGGCATAAAAACAATAATGTACAACTGCAACCCAGAAACCGTCTCAACCGACTACGACACGAGCGATATTTTGTATTTTGAGCCGATCGATTTTGAGCACGTTAGATCAGTCATCGAGCGTGAAAAGCCAGACGGCGTGATCGTGCATTTTGGCGGTCAAACTCCGCTTAAATTCGCAAAACGCCTAAGCGTGATCGGCGCTAAGATCATCGGCACAACCGCAAGAGTGATCGATGTGGCCGAGGATAGAAAGAAATTTAGTGAATTTATAAATAAAATAGGCGTCCTTCAACCTAAAAATGACACTGCCACTAGCTTAGAGGAAGCCTTACAAAAGGCCGCAAATATCGGCTATCCAGTGCTAGTTCGTCCAAGCTACGTCCTTGGCGGTAGGGCGATGAGAAGGGTACACAACGAGAGCGAGCTAAAAGAGTATATGAGTGAAGCGGTCAAAGTTAGCAATCACTCGCCAGTGCTACTTGATAAATTTTTACAAGATGCAAAAGAGCTTGATGTAGATGCGATATGTGACGGCAAAGAGGTCTATATCGGCGCGATAATGGAGCACATTGAGGAGGCTGGAATTCACTCTGGCGACTCAGCTTGCATATTGCCACCGATGAGTTTAAGTGATGAAATGATAAAAAAAGTGGAGAAGCAAACCAGAGATATCGCGCTAAATTTAGGCGTCGTCGGCCTTATGAATATCCAGTTTGCTATCTATGAAAACGAGCTTTATATGATCGAGGTAAATCCTCGCGCGAGTAGGACTGTGCCGTTTGTGAGCAAGGCTACTGGCGTGCCTATGGCAAAGGTAGCGACAAGAGTTATGTGGCAGGGAAATTTACGTGAGGCGCTTAAATTTTATGATGATTACAAAGTTGTTTATGAGGATGGCGACATCTTAAAACCTCGAGTTAGCTCGCATATTTGTGTAAAAGAGTGCGTGTTGCCATTTAACAAGCTAAGTGGCGCCGATCTCATCCTTGGTCCTGAGATGAAGAGTACGGGCGAGGTTATGGGTATCAGTCACGATTTTGCAAGCTCATTTGCAAAGAGTCAGATCGCTGCGAGCAATACTTTGCCAAGCAAGGGCAGGGTATTTTTAACGCTAGCTGACGCTGATAAATCTTACGCGCCTGATCTTGCAAGAGAACTAATAATGCTTGGCTTTAGCATCATCGCAACTGGCGGTACACATAAAATTTTAAGCGAGGCTGGTGTGGAGGCCGAGTTTGTCTATAAGATAAGCGAGGGTAGGCCAAACATCGAAGATAGGCTAAAAAACGGCGACATCGCACTTGTCATCAACACTAGCGATACTAAATCAAGCGTAGATGATGGCAAAAAGATCCGCCAAAATGTGCTTAGATTTAAGATCCCTTACTTTACAACGATCCGTGCAGCACTCGCTGCTGCTAAGTCGCTAAGCTCGGTACAAACCGGCAAAGCACTTGAAGTAAAAAGCTTGCAAGAGTATTTATCTAAAAAATAA
- a CDS encoding DUF507 family protein — MRLKLPHVPYISHKIAIDLLNCGFVRLNKGIEPIVSKTSEILTVDIQKERALDERVNELLEKNEDEMQTMQIDRKNMFWLVKKKLAGEFDVILTHEDRFSNIAHKVLETIWKSGLVDYNVSENRVKNVIYNSIDEYLKSYEKIEDDVYEMIQNYKHKLIPGTDEYDLVFERLYQDELKKRGML, encoded by the coding sequence ATGCGTTTAAAACTCCCACACGTTCCGTATATTTCACATAAAATAGCAATAGATCTTCTAAATTGTGGTTTCGTAAGATTAAATAAAGGCATTGAGCCAATCGTATCAAAAACAAGCGAAATTTTAACAGTCGATATTCAAAAAGAAAGAGCTTTAGATGAGCGAGTAAATGAGCTTTTGGAGAAAAATGAAGATGAGATGCAAACTATGCAAATTGACCGCAAAAATATGTTTTGGCTCGTTAAAAAGAAGCTCGCAGGTGAATTTGATGTAATTTTAACCCACGAAGATAGATTTAGCAATATCGCTCACAAAGTGCTTGAAACTATTTGGAAGAGCGGTCTTGTTGATTATAATGTATCTGAAAATCGCGTAAAAAATGTGATTTATAACTCAATAGATGAGTACTTAAAAAGCTATGAGAAGATAGAAGATGATGTCTATGAAATGATACAAAATTATAAACATAAGCTAATCCCAGGAACTGATGAATATGATCTTGTCTTTGAGCGTTTATATCAAGATGAGCTTAAAAAAAGAGGCATGCTTTAA
- the carA gene encoding glutamine-hydrolyzing carbamoyl-phosphate synthase small subunit: MKAYIYIENGVFLEAKAFGAHGECAGELVFNTSMTGYEEIMSDPSYAGQFIVFTMPEIGIVGINEDDMESLRIHASGVIMRSYNETPSNYRSQKSLGKFFEEQGKFGVYDIDTRYLTKMLRDEGALMAYISTQISDKDELKRRLESSGRIENINYVKTVSAMDEYEHKRGAWDRNLKSYKPLKSIGKKIAVFDFGVKRNILNELCETGLEVIVVPHDTKAEILIEKFKNGEINGVFLSNGPGEPKNLKAEIGEIKKMIEARIPIFGICLGHQLLSNAFGYETYKLKFGQHGANHPVLNLETKAIEITTQNHNYNVPESIAEVAVVTHRNLFDNTIEGVRYKDYPIFSVQHHPEASGGPSESKYIFKQFLEIL, from the coding sequence ATGAAAGCTTATATCTATATTGAAAATGGTGTTTTTTTAGAAGCAAAAGCTTTTGGTGCTCATGGTGAGTGTGCAGGTGAGCTCGTTTTTAATACCTCGATGACTGGCTATGAAGAGATCATGAGCGATCCAAGCTATGCTGGTCAGTTTATCGTCTTTACGATGCCAGAAATAGGCATAGTAGGTATAAATGAAGATGATATGGAGAGTCTTAGAATTCATGCAAGTGGCGTTATAATGAGAAGCTACAACGAGACCCCGTCAAACTACCGCTCGCAAAAATCTTTGGGTAAATTTTTCGAAGAGCAGGGCAAATTTGGCGTTTATGACATTGATACTAGATACCTTACAAAGATGCTACGTGACGAGGGTGCGCTTATGGCCTATATTTCAACGCAAATAAGTGATAAAGATGAGCTAAAACGCAGGCTTGAAAGTAGCGGGCGCATCGAAAATATAAACTACGTAAAAACAGTTAGTGCGATGGATGAATATGAGCACAAAAGAGGTGCATGGGATAGAAATTTAAAGTCATATAAGCCGTTAAAAAGTATTGGTAAAAAGATAGCTGTTTTTGACTTTGGTGTAAAGAGAAATATCTTAAACGAGCTATGTGAAACTGGTCTTGAAGTCATTGTCGTGCCACACGACACTAAGGCTGAAATTTTGATAGAAAAATTTAAAAATGGCGAGATAAATGGGGTATTCTTATCAAATGGTCCTGGTGAGCCAAAAAATTTAAAGGCTGAAATAGGCGAGATCAAAAAGATGATAGAGGCTAGGATACCTATATTTGGCATTTGCCTTGGACATCAGCTACTATCAAATGCCTTTGGATATGAGACATATAAGCTTAAATTTGGTCAGCACGGAGCAAATCACCCAGTGCTAAATTTAGAGACAAAAGCGATCGAGATAACAACACAAAATCACAACTACAACGTACCTGAGAGTATCGCAGAAGTAGCTGTTGTGACTCATAGAAATTTATTTGACAACACGATCGAGGGTGTGAGATACAAAGACTATCCGATCTTTTCAGTTCAGCACCACCCAGAAGCAAGTGGTGGTCCAAGCGAGAGTAAATATATATTTAAGCAGTTTTTAGAAATTTTATAA
- a CDS encoding sulfite exporter TauE/SafE family protein: MQNINLYMIVSVAFLSSFSHCVGMCSGFLSLQTLFFKGKSKREILMLSTLYSLARIFAYVVLGALFGAFGAVISFSMQVRGLIFFIIGLMIAFIGIALLFRGELLKFVENQKVLNFVVRIAKTRIQKKNLANFLLLGFLNGFLPCGVVYYFLALGILSANFINSAFIMLVFGLCTLPAMLLASFVFGILNEKFKDIMFKISASIMIINGIYLSFLGYRANA; this comes from the coding sequence ATGCAAAACATAAACCTTTACATGATTGTCTCAGTTGCATTTTTAAGTAGCTTTAGTCATTGTGTAGGTATGTGTAGTGGATTTTTAAGCTTACAGACTCTATTTTTTAAAGGCAAAAGTAAGAGAGAAATTCTAATGCTAAGCACACTTTATAGTCTAGCTAGAATTTTTGCTTATGTAGTTTTAGGAGCTTTGTTTGGCGCCTTTGGAGCTGTTATTAGCTTTAGCATGCAAGTAAGAGGTTTGATATTTTTCATAATTGGCTTAATGATCGCGTTTATCGGCATTGCCTTACTTTTTAGGGGCGAGCTTTTAAAATTTGTAGAGAATCAAAAGGTGCTTAATTTTGTAGTAAGAATTGCAAAAACAAGGATTCAAAAGAAAAATTTAGCAAATTTTTTATTACTTGGTTTTTTAAATGGCTTTTTGCCTTGTGGTGTGGTTTATTATTTTTTGGCACTTGGGATTTTAAGTGCAAATTTTATTAATTCAGCTTTTATAATGCTTGTATTTGGTCTTTGTACATTGCCAGCCATGCTTTTAGCTAGCTTTGTATTTGGGATTTTAAATGAAAAATTTAAAGACATAATGTTTAAGATTTCGGCTAGCATAATGATAATAAATGGAATTTATCTATCATTTTTAGGATATAGAGCAAATGCCTAA
- a CDS encoding response regulator transcription factor has translation MSKILNNLTVLIVENEGDGKKIVQEVMRDKFEKVITAQNGDEGLKKFKKYNPNMVITDVFMPIMNGLDMAKSIKEISKDTPIIVFSTNSEKETLLKAIDVGIDKYVLKPIDLDDFLVTLENVAKNKIETANIIQVTNGYSFNKIKRVLIRDGIEISLTKKELAFISLLIKRLGTLVLHDEIKNVVWVGESVTEAAIRTFVKRVRDKVGSNFIKNVPGLGYKIDRRLS, from the coding sequence ATGAGCAAGATTCTTAATAATCTAACCGTTCTTATCGTTGAAAATGAGGGAGATGGTAAAAAAATAGTACAAGAAGTTATGCGAGATAAATTCGAAAAAGTTATCACTGCTCAAAATGGCGATGAAGGACTTAAGAAATTTAAAAAATATAATCCAAATATGGTTATAACAGACGTTTTTATGCCTATAATGAATGGCCTTGATATGGCTAAAAGCATTAAAGAAATTTCAAAAGATACACCTATTATAGTTTTTAGTACAAATAGTGAAAAAGAAACACTTCTGAAAGCGATAGATGTTGGTATTGATAAATACGTTTTAAAGCCGATTGATCTTGATGATTTTTTAGTTACGTTAGAAAATGTCGCTAAAAATAAGATAGAAACAGCAAATATTATTCAGGTTACAAATGGATATAGTTTTAATAAAATAAAACGTGTGCTTATCAGAGATGGTATTGAAATTTCTCTTACAAAAAAAGAACTTGCTTTTATATCTTTACTCATAAAAAGACTTGGTACGCTTGTGCTTCACGATGAAATAAAAAATGTTGTTTGGGTTGGTGAGAGCGTGACAGAGGCTGCTATTAGGACCTTTGTTAAACGTGTTAGAGATAAAGTCGGTAGTAATTTTATAAAAAATGTTCCTGGACTTGGTTACAAAATAGATAGAAGACTCTCTTAG
- the ccoN gene encoding cytochrome-c oxidase, cbb3-type subunit I, whose translation MRPSQLLHYDYSVAKLFMFSTIFFGIVGMAIGVLVAFQLACPDLNYIAGEYSAFGRLRPLHTNGIIFGFMLSGIFSTWYYIGQRVLKVSMSESPFLMFIGKLHFWLYIFVMILAVVTLFMGESTSKEYAELEWPLDIAVVVVWVLWGVSIFGLIGIRREKTLYISVWYYIATFLGVAMLYLFNNMEIPTRLVSGYGSWLHSVSMYAGSNDALVQWWYGHNAVAFVFTVAIIAQIYYFLPKESGQPIFSYKLSLFSFWGLMFIYLWAGGHHLIYTAVPDWMQTMGSVFSIVLILPSWGSAINMLLTMKGEWTQLRESPLIKFMILASTFYMFSTLEGPILAIKSVNALAHYTDWVPGHVHDGALGWVGFMTMAALYHMTPRVFKREIYSKSLMEAQFWIQTTGIVLYFASMWIAGITQGMMWRATDSYGNLLYSFIDTVVVLIPYYYIRAIGGLLYLIGFLMFAYNIYKSTSAKAILVEPKSATPMGGAKANAEVM comes from the coding sequence ATGCGACCATCCCAGTTGCTACATTATGATTATAGTGTGGCAAAACTCTTTATGTTTTCCACGATATTTTTTGGTATTGTTGGCATGGCTATTGGTGTTTTGGTGGCTTTTCAGCTTGCCTGTCCTGATCTAAACTATATAGCTGGTGAGTATTCGGCCTTTGGAAGGTTGCGTCCTCTTCATACCAATGGCATTATATTTGGTTTTATGCTTTCAGGTATTTTTTCTACTTGGTACTATATCGGACAGCGTGTTTTAAAAGTTTCAATGAGTGAGTCGCCATTTTTGATGTTCATTGGTAAGCTTCATTTTTGGCTTTATATATTTGTTATGATTCTAGCTGTTGTGACGCTTTTTATGGGCGAGAGTACATCTAAGGAGTATGCCGAGCTCGAGTGGCCACTAGATATTGCAGTAGTAGTAGTCTGGGTGCTTTGGGGTGTTAGTATATTTGGACTTATTGGTATACGCCGCGAGAAAACACTTTACATCTCAGTTTGGTATTACATTGCTACATTTCTTGGCGTTGCCATGCTTTATCTATTTAATAACATGGAAATTCCAACAAGGCTAGTTAGTGGATATGGCTCATGGCTACACTCAGTTTCGATGTATGCTGGCTCTAATGATGCTTTGGTTCAGTGGTGGTACGGTCACAACGCAGTTGCATTTGTATTTACAGTAGCGATCATTGCCCAAATTTATTATTTCTTACCAAAAGAGAGCGGACAGCCAATATTTTCTTATAAGCTTTCGTTATTTTCATTCTGGGGCCTTATGTTTATCTATCTTTGGGCTGGCGGTCACCACCTAATATATACTGCTGTGCCTGATTGGATGCAGACTATGGGTTCGGTTTTTTCTATTGTTTTGATTTTACCTTCTTGGGGTTCAGCTATTAATATGCTTCTTACAATGAAAGGCGAATGGACACAACTTCGCGAGAGCCCGCTTATTAAATTTATGATCCTAGCTTCAACTTTTTATATGTTTTCAACTCTTGAAGGCCCTATCTTAGCCATCAAATCTGTAAATGCACTGGCTCACTATACTGACTGGGTGCCAGGACACGTACATGATGGCGCACTTGGCTGGGTTGGTTTTATGACTATGGCAGCACTTTATCATATGACGCCACGTGTCTTTAAGCGCGAAATTTATTCAAAATCCTTAATGGAAGCTCAATTTTGGATACAAACAACAGGTATCGTTTTATACTTTGCTTCGATGTGGATTGCTGGTATTACGCAAGGTATGATGTGGAGAGCAACTGATAGCTATGGAAATTTACTCTACTCATTTATTGATACTGTTGTAGTGCTTATACCTTATTATTACATTAGAGCTATTGGTGGACTTTTATATTTGATTGGCTTTTTGATGTTTGCTTACAATATCTACAAATCAACTTCTGCTAAAGCTATTTTGGTAGAGCCAAAAAGTGCAACGCCTATGGGCGGTGCTAAAGCCAATGCGGAGGTGATGTGA
- the ccoO gene encoding cytochrome-c oxidase, cbb3-type subunit II, with translation MFAWLEKNPFFFAVCVFIVIAYAGVVEILPDFANRARPLEGTKPYTVLELAGKNIYIQNGCNTCHSQMIRPFKAETDRYGMYSLSGEFAYDRPHLWGSKRTGPDLMRVGNYRTTDWHENHMLNPASVVPGSIMPAYPFLFKKNADIETAYAEALTVKKVFNTPYDEKDMPALGTFEQANANVKEQAASIVENMKDEQVKSAFAKGEIRQIVALIAYLNSLK, from the coding sequence ATGTTTGCTTGGTTAGAAAAAAATCCATTCTTTTTTGCAGTTTGCGTCTTTATCGTCATAGCTTATGCTGGCGTGGTAGAAATTTTACCTGACTTTGCAAATAGAGCTAGACCACTTGAGGGTACAAAACCTTATACAGTTTTAGAGCTTGCTGGAAAAAATATATATATACAAAATGGTTGCAATACTTGTCACTCACAGATGATACGTCCGTTTAAAGCAGAGACTGATAGATACGGCATGTACTCACTAAGTGGCGAATTTGCTTATGATCGTCCTCATCTTTGGGGTTCAAAAAGAACGGGCCCAGATCTTATGCGTGTGGGTAATTATAGAACAACAGATTGGCATGAAAATCACATGCTAAATCCAGCCTCTGTAGTGCCAGGCTCGATCATGCCAGCATATCCATTTTTATTTAAGAAAAATGCTGACATAGAGACTGCTTACGCTGAAGCACTAACTGTTAAAAAGGTTTTTAACACACCTTATGATGAGAAAGATATGCCAGCTCTTGGTACTTTTGAGCAAGCAAATGCTAACGTGAAAGAGCAGGCTGCAAGTATCGTTGAAAATATGAAAGATGAGCAAGTAAAAAGTGCTTTTGCAAAGGGTGAAATTCGCCAGATCGTGGCACTTATCGCCTATCTAAATAGCCTAAAATAG
- a CDS encoding cytochrome c oxidase, cbb3-type, CcoQ subunit, with protein MMDIRELQAYGYFILTAFLAITLYAYFFHLYKSEKQGRRNYEKYSKLALDDEIGSKILEQKATKESVCNG; from the coding sequence ATAATGGATATTAGAGAACTTCAAGCTTATGGCTATTTTATTTTGACAGCATTCTTAGCTATCACTTTGTACGCTTATTTTTTTCATCTTTACAAAAGTGAAAAGCAAGGTAGAAGAAATTATGAGAAATATTCGAAATTAGCCCTAGATGATGAGATCGGAAGTAAAATTTTAGAGCAAAAGGCTACAAAGGAGAGCGTATGCAATGGCTAA
- a CDS encoding cbb3-type cytochrome c oxidase N-terminal domain-containing protein — MQWLNLEDNINLLALIGAILIIVLTVVVAGKYVGQMKVKKDESVELSEHNWDGIGEYKNPVPFGWAVVFLLTLVWAIWYYLLGYPLNSYSQIGEYNKEVKEANAKFEKEYSNPSKETLHAMGESVFLVQCSACHGITGDGIGGKAANLQIWGSEQGIVDTILNGSKGLDYPMGEMPAGLADADGAKAIAAYVAKEISAIKSTKNENLVAMGKELYVACAACHGDDGKGMDGMSADISKYGSSEFIVDVLNRGKNGNIGVMPKFNDGRLNEIQQKAVGEYVISLSKGE; from the coding sequence ATGCAATGGCTAAATTTAGAAGATAATATAAATTTACTTGCGTTAATAGGTGCCATCTTAATTATCGTACTAACTGTCGTTGTAGCTGGCAAGTATGTTGGTCAAATGAAAGTTAAAAAAGATGAAAGCGTAGAACTTAGCGAGCATAACTGGGATGGGATAGGCGAGTATAAAAATCCAGTTCCATTTGGTTGGGCAGTAGTTTTTTTACTAACGCTTGTTTGGGCGATTTGGTATTATTTACTTGGTTATCCACTAAATTCTTACTCACAAATCGGTGAATATAATAAAGAGGTAAAAGAGGCAAACGCTAAATTTGAAAAAGAGTATTCAAACCCAAGCAAAGAAACGCTTCACGCTATGGGAGAGAGCGTATTTTTGGTGCAATGCTCAGCATGTCATGGCATCACAGGCGATGGCATTGGTGGCAAAGCTGCAAATTTACAAATTTGGGGTAGCGAACAAGGAATAGTTGATACGATACTAAATGGCTCAAAAGGGCTTGATTATCCTATGGGTGAGATGCCAGCAGGGCTAGCTGATGCTGATGGAGCAAAGGCTATCGCAGCTTATGTTGCAAAAGAGATAAGTGCTATAAAAAGTACAAAAAATGAAAATTTAGTAGCTATGGGAAAAGAGCTTTACGTAGCTTGTGCAGCTTGTCACGGAGATGATGGCAAAGGCATGGATGGTATGTCGGCTGATATTAGTAAATATGGTTCAAGTGAGTTCATCGTAGATGTACTAAATCGTGGTAAAAACGGCAACATCGGTGTTATGCCTAAATTTAATGATGGTAGATTAAACGAGATACAACAAAAAGCAGTTGGCGAATATGTCATATCGCTATCAAAGGGCGAATAA
- a CDS encoding DUF4006 family protein yields the protein MENKNRNIFALNGISGYLVAVLLLLSILGVLTYIGIGLQKDVATKPYSLKDASSIEMKSVDNAKHVIIKE from the coding sequence ATGGAAAATAAAAATAGAAACATCTTTGCTTTAAATGGCATTAGCGGTTATTTGGTGGCAGTTTTGCTTTTGCTATCTATCCTTGGTGTACTTACTTATATTGGTATTGGCTTGCAAAAAGATGTAGCAACCAAGCCTTACTCATTAAAAGATGCAAGTAGCATTGAGATGAAGAGCGTTGATAACGCTAAACACGTCATTATAAAGGAGTAG
- a CDS encoding FixH family protein gives MDKKTFWPYAIVLSFIAIIIACAVTIIIALKHPVEMDSSYMQSYQNVDENITFIKESEKRFDEKFDLKFEPNFNALNAKFKFHPTPKKGEISALKYEILLTRPQTNKENKILRASWQENDLVSEETSLKEGRWQLLLRLSDTNDTRYYKFDLNVTK, from the coding sequence ATGGATAAAAAAACCTTTTGGCCTTATGCTATCGTACTTAGCTTCATTGCTATCATTATCGCTTGCGCAGTAACGATCATCATAGCACTGAAACATCCAGTCGAAATGGATAGCTCTTATATGCAAAGCTACCAAAATGTCGATGAAAACATAACCTTTATCAAAGAGAGTGAAAAACGTTTTGATGAGAAATTTGATCTAAAATTTGAGCCAAATTTTAATGCTCTAAATGCTAAGTTTAAATTTCATCCAACTCCTAAAAAAGGAGAAATTTCAGCTTTAAAATATGAAATTTTACTCACTCGCCCACAGACAAATAAAGAAAATAAAATTTTAAGAGCTTCATGGCAAGAAAATGATCTAGTAAGCGAAGAAACAAGTCTAAAAGAAGGCAGGTGGCAGCTACTTTTAAGGCTAAGTGACACTAATGATACAAGGTATTATAAATTTGACCTTAATGTCACAAAATGA